The sequence GGACTGACCTGTCTCCCACTCAACGGGAGGCGAACGCCCCGGCGTATCCAGCGCCCATCGTCGACCACGCGGCCCGCAGAGAAGCGGCGATTGCGATGTTCGAACGCGCGAGGGCGGACGATTAACACAATCGATATGAAGCGAGTACCTCCGCTTTCGAAACCTTCGTTACTGGTAGCAACTCGGCCTCTAACCGGACAACCACCGCTTCCTCAACCTTTATCAGGAATCCGGGAGATAATCCTATTGTAGATCCACGATGAGCGATTACGAACTTCCACCACTGCCGTACGACTACGACGCACTGGAACCACACATCTCAGAACAGGTCCTCACCTGGCACCACGACACCCACCATCAGGGCTACGTCAACGGCTGGAACAGTGCCGAAGCAACGCTCGCCGAGAATCGCGACGCCGGATCGACCGACGGGTCCGCTGGCGCCATCCGTAGTGTCACCCACAACGGCTCGGGCCACATTCTGCACACGCTGTTCTGGAACAACATGTCCCCGAACGGGGGCGGCGAACCTGAGGGTGCCCTTCGGGACCGCATCGAAGCCGACTTCGGCTCGTACGACGCCTGGAAAGCCGAATTCGAAGCCGCCGCCTCCGCCGCCAGTGGCTGGGCACTCCTGGTGTACGACAGCCACTCCGAACAACTCCGCAACGTCGTCGTCGACAAACACGACCAGGGCGCCCTCTGGGGCAGCCACCCGATCCTGGCACTGGACGTCTGGGAGCACTCGTACTACTACGACTACGGCCCGGACCGCGGCAGCTTCGTCGACGCGTTCTTCGAAGTCGTCGACTGGGACGACGCCACGGAGAATTACAAGGACGTCGTCACGACCTTCGAGTAACTGGACTCCACAATTTTCTCGACGCGCCGACCGTGAGTCTTTAGTCACGGTGCAACGGGCATTCCAGTATGCCAGTGTCGAAATCCGAATTCGAGACCCTCTATCCCGCGGACTTCTACACGCCCCCCGAATTACTCGACGAAGACGAAATGTACACGGTCTACGAAATCGCTCGCCTCCTCCAGGAACTCGACCCCGACGCCGAACTCGAACCGCAGACCGAAGACATTCTTCTAGACTGGGCTATCCCGTGGATTATGGTTCACGCCGACGACCTCGTGGTCGCCGAACCCCGTGATGACGACGAACCCGGATACTATGGCGTGAACACGGCCGAGTGACACCGGTCGTCGCTACACTCTCGCCATCCGATACGCCATCTCGATGTCCTCGTAGGGTCGGTCAGTGACGCTGGGACCGTGGCCGCTGTGGAGAACACCGAGATCTTCGTCCACCAGTTCGAGAATACGCTCGATGCTCCGGACGAGGGTCGGGCGATCCCCTTCATCCAGATCGGTCCGTCCAAATCCTCCACCCCCGAAGACGAGGTCACCCGCGAATAGGATCCCCGCGCTCTCCGCGTAGAAACAGAGGTGGTCGTTCTTGTGTCCCGGTGTATGGACTGCGTGATACTCGTGGTCACCGATCTGTATCACGTCACCATCGGCGATTTGTTCGTCCACCAGGGGATGCTGTGGATCGTGTCCCCAGACGTCGACGTCGAACGAACTCGCGACCGATTCGGTGTTCTCTACGTGGTCGGGATGGGTGTGTGTAAGAACGATCGCATCCAGGGAATCGACGGCTTCTTCGAGGCGTGTAACGACGTCGAAGTTCGCACCCGGATCGACGAGGACGGTTCGTTCACCCTCGATGAGAAAGACGTTACTAGTGAACACCTGAATGTCCGCGGCGAGATTTCGGATCATAATCGGGTATCGATAGGACGTAGGCCCGGTCCGGGAAAGAAGCTTCGCGTCGGCAAGTGACCCAACAACGGTTTAGTGCCCCGCCACCCACTGCTCAGTCAGTACACTCATGGACGTCACACTTCTCGAAGCCACACAAAACCCGGAGGAACTCATCTGCAGGGCGGCCCGAAACGACTACATGGAGGCATTCAACCCAGAGCTATCCTTCGAGGAGACGATGGAGACAGTCGAGGGCGATACCATCGAGGAGAAAAAGGCGACGCTCATCGGACACCTCCTCCGGCACGGCCACTACGGCCCGTTCGAGCACGCACAAGCGACCTTTGCCGTCAAGGGGTGCAGCAGAACCTGCATGGCCCAGATAACGCGGCATCGCCACGTTAGTTTCGACGTCAGGTCCATGCGATACGTCTCCTTCGACGACGTCGATCCGGACGACGTCGCGAATGGCGAACTCGTCGTTTTTCCGCCATCCGTCACCGACCCCGACTGGGTCGGTCGCAAGAACAAAGCCGGATCTGTCGACGAAGAGACCGTCGAACAACGCGAAGAAATCTTTGCCGACGCCGTTCAGCAGTCCGTGCAGGCCTACCAGGACCTCCTCGATCTGGACATGCCACCGGAGGACGCGCGGTTCGTTCTCCCTCTCGGAACGGAGGTCAATATCGTCTTCTCGATGAACATTCGGATGCTCATGCACGTGGCCGACATGCGGGCCGCCGCAGACGCCCAGTGGGAGGTACGCGGGATGACCGAAGACGTGCTGGACCTCGCGGCAGAGTGGGCACCGATTACATTCGAGTATTACAACGAGAATATGCGCAACCGTAAAAACAGATTAGCTCCGTGATAGTATCATGGGCGCAACGTTCGAAGTGTACGAGGATGCCGGCGGACAGTGGCGGTGGCGACTCCGACACGACAACGGGAACATCATCGCGGATTCTGGTGAAGGGTACGCGACACTACAGAAGGCCAAACAGGGAATCGAGAGTGTGAAGACGAACGCTCCTGGGGCACCGATCGAGCGAGAGTAGTCGAGCTGCGTGACCCAGTCTCACGGCATCGCTGAAACACAACCGTTATACTGGAACCACGGTAACGAATGAGTGCACGCAGACGAGGGCTCCGTTAGTGTAGTCCGGCCAATCATATTGCCCTCTCGAGGCAATGACCAGGGTTCAAATCCCTGACGGAGCATAATCGGCGTATTTCTTCGAACCTATAGAAATCGGGGAATGAGGCCGGTCTACTTCTAGATATGTCAAAATGAGTTCGCAGTCCTCTGAAACGGAGCACGGGTTCTGCCCGCATATTCTGAAGGATGATTCCAGGCCATACCGATTGTTCGGTCGGTATCCACTGCGATGATCTGCATCCGTGGATAGGTTACGGAAGTTCAAGGAGAAAGCCCCGTGCTTAAGCGCGGGGATGAATCCGACACAGTACTCGGCACCCGCCGCCAATAGTAGGGTCGGATATTTACCGTCCACGTTTACGTTCACTCTCGCCCCGGAAGGATTGGAACAAAGTATATCTGCTACATAAAATATGTATGGCGAAACGGGTCGTCACGCGTACCTATCGCGCCCGCATCTACAATTATTCGCAGGTACGAGACGACCTCGATTCGCTTGGATTCGCCGCCAGTAAGCTCTGGAACGTTGGCCGATGGACCGTTCAACGGGTCTGGGACGCTTGCGGGCAGATACCCGACGCGAACGCGCTCATGTCATATCTCAAGAATCACGAACGCTATGCCGACCTGCATTCACAGTCGAGTCAGCGAGTTCTCCAGGAACTCGGTGAGGCGTTCACGAGTTGGTACGGCAAGCGCGGAAACGGGGACGAGAACGCGAATCCGCCCGGCTACCGCAACCACAAAGCCGAGCATCCGCGCTAGACGGTCACGTTCAAGGCCGCGGGATTCAAGCACGACACCGAGAACGAGCGCGTCCGTCTCTCGAAAGGCACGAATCTCAAAGAGACGCGGTCGGATTTCGTTCTCTGCGAGTACGACGTAATTGGCCCGTCCGAGCGCTCGACCGAAAACGTCCAACAGGTTCGAGCGGTGTACGAACACGGCATCTGGCGACTACATTTTGTCTGTCGCGTCGAGATAGATGAAGCTCACTCCCCCGGCGACGGTGTGGCAGGCATCGACCTGGGTATCTGCAACTTCGCTACCGTCTCATTTGGGAACGAAGCCGTGTTGTATCCCGGTGGCGCGCTCAAAGAGGACGAATACTACTTCGGGAAAACACGCGCCGAAACCAACGACTCGGCCTCGCGAGAAGCCCGCCGTCTTGACACCAAACGCAGCGACCGCCGGACACACTTCCTGCACACGCTTTCGAAAGACATCGTGTCCGAATGTGTTAAACGAGGCGTCGGGACGATCGTCGTGGGTGATCTTGAAGGTATACGTGAGGGCGATGAGATAGGTGACACCCGGAACTGGGATATCACGGCAATCTCGACTTGCATGGCTGGGCGTTCGACCGGTTCACGTCGATGGTCGAATACAAGGCCGAAGCGAAGGGTATTGACGTAAAACGGGTGGATGAGCGCGGCACGTCGAAAACGTGTTCTGCGTGTGGGAACGAAGACAGTCAGCAACGCGTCGAACGCGGATTATATGTCTGTGAGTGTGGGTTCGTCGAGAATGCGGATTGCAACGGTGCAGAGAACATCAGACAAAAGGTATTCCCGAATCCTCCAGAGGATAGGGATAACGGCTGGTTGGCACAGCCATCGGTCCGTCTGTTCGACAAATCCACGGGCAGAGTATGCCCACAAGAACAGGTTGTTCCGTAGACCCAAATATCCCAAAGTGGGAATCCTCGCCCTTCAGGGCGGGGAGGATGTCAACACCAATATCTGAGGGGGAATGTAGAAACATGGGCCTTCAATAGAAAAACCCTACCCGATAGTGACGCGGAACGGGGGGTGAAATTAAACGGACCGTGCTTTCGAACTCGTCGGTTGGCCATTTCGACGTCTATCGGAACCGTCCTCGTTGGGCTCGCGGGCTGCAGTTGGGCGCCGCGAAACCTTCCGACGGACTCTTCGACAAGTCAACCGTGCGTCGATTACGAGGACTAACAGGGTGATGGATTCACTGGAACTCTCACGACAGGGATTGGTTCGGAGCAACCCGTAACTGAGGCCACTGGTCTCTACGAGGGACCTATTGTAAATGATCGCTCCTTCGAAGGGGTGAACGATGGCTTTAGCGCTGAGACGCTTATATCGAGTTCTCGAAATTGAAGACGGTTAACTTCTATTTCGAGCAAGACATGGACCGAAAGACCTGCCTAGACCCAGAATGGGGTGATACGAGGTCGGTGAAGACCAGGCAACTGACCAGAGAAAATTTATTACTGAAAATCATTGTAGTTGAAATTCTCGGCTGAAACGGGCGAGCCAGCCAACGCTGGTTTTGTATTGTGAGATGTTGGCCGAAGAGAATCGCTCTCTGTCTCCTTGTTGATACATTCAGCGCTCGAGTCAATCCCGATTTGCATTGTTATTCTATACCTGTGGGATTGTCAGGTCACACTCCCAGCATCATTCGACGAGACCTCCCTTACGCCCATAGGCAGTCCAAATGGGGCGGTGAAGAACGTCATGACCCCACCAGTTGTGGACCATATTCGGTTTCGCATCCACGAGTTACCAACCGATCACCCCTGGTACGATATGTCTGAGAACGAATGTCGATCCGAAGAAGCCGGTCGCCTGATACAGATGGTTTGCCACGACGAGCTTGGAGGTGTACTCCAGGAACCTCGCTCCGATCAGGTTCTGTGCGCCGTCTCAAGTCTGGCCGAAGATGGCGAGGATCAGCAGCGGATGACGCAAGGCAACATTATCGATTACTCCAGCCACCCAGCAGTTGATGGCTGTCGTCCCAAGAGAAATCTCGATCGTTACGACTGGCACCCAAAGTCGCATTGGTGCTTGCCCCCGATATACTAGAGCAGATGGCTGAGCCAACCCCACCGAGCGCCCAGACTGTCCCGACGATTTCGATGGTCTGTGGGATCGAGAGGTTTCCTCACTCACGAGCAAGTGCCCCTACCCCATAGATTGGTCACGATACTGGGATGGCCATTTCTATTATCATAAATATTATGTCATTCTAACTGCCCATCAGATCAGTCCGAATAGAATCTTATTCATAACTTATCATGCCTAAATCTATTATATTAGAAGTGAGTATAATTACTCAAGAAAATACTGTCCATGTACTATACAGAAAACAATCGAGGAAAATACGACCATTGTGATAGCGTAGGTCAAACAGTAACTGCAGGCATTCGAGATGAGGAAAACTCAGAAACCGAAGATTACGAAGTGATCAAATCCGGCGACAGTATCTCGTCCCAACCATCTCAGGATATCCACACCTCGTCACCAAGACGACCGTCAGAGTATCCTCGACAGTTCCTCATCGATTATGCAATCCGTCAGAAACAACGGGAGGAACAATCCCAGCCCAACAATCGGTCAAGTGCAGAGGAAGCGAAGGTTGAACAAGAATTCGATTTTGTAGTCATCGATTACGCAAGAAATGCCTTAGACGAGAGGGGCTTTCGCGCACCCATAAAGCGGGGATACGTGGTCGGACTGATACTGGCCAAAATTCGGAAATTAAAGATAAAGCCACTCGCACGGCACCTGAATCGCAATCCAGAAACCCGAAACCGTCTAGAACCCATCGGTGGAACGTCACACAGCACGATAAATCGAAGAAAGAATGAGCTGTCAGAAGACCATCTGCGTATAGTCGAAGACGCTGCCCAAGACGTCCTGTATGCCGTATATCGGAGGGGGCATGATTTCCCCGAATCCGTTAGGGAGGCCCACGAAGACGATCATTGTTCGCCAATATGTCTGGAAAACAAATTCGTTGACAGGGTCTCAGATGAGCTGGAATAGGGGGCCGCCAACCCAACTCCGGAAAGAAGCGTTGAGAAATTGGATTCATGACCTCTACGACTTCGGTGTCTTTGAGCCTCTGCGGTTTGATAAAAGCAATAAGGGCGATTCGTTTGCATTTGGCTCTGTTATAGGTCTCTTCGCAACAGCCGCAGCGGAAAAGAGAAGCTTGTACCAGGCTTCGTTTGCCGCTGAATGGGATACAGATCCCCAATTAGTGCCAAATGGTGAGACCGTTCGATCAACGATTAATGAAAAGAATATTGAGATCATATATCGCCAATTCAAAGATTCATATTTGCAGCTGTTACACTATTTATCCACGAATTATCCAGACGGGAAACCCCGACCGGCTGCTATCGATGATACAGTTGTTCCTGCTGCAGATGAAAACGAATGGACGGATGAGTACTCCACCGGATATCGCGAACCATCTCTCAAGAATGTCGACTACGTTCACAAATATACACTGGGAGGATTCATCGGCGACAATAATCGCATTGTATTCGGAGTCCACCCGAAAAAGACGGACGAGTACGCGGGTGGCGAACTAATCCACCGGGTGATGAGACCGCCAGTGTTCAATTCAGAACATGACATCTCGACGGTAGTGGCCGATAGGGGGTTCGTCGGCGCACCACAAATCGACGCATTTCGTGCTGTCGCGAAACCGAATTTCCTCATTTTAGCCAAACAACAACATGAACCTGGATTACTGACACACCTAACCCCAATGGATACCGATGGTGGTACGCTTTGGGCCCTCGAAACCTATCTGAATAAATTGAAATCAAAACCGAATTTGTATGTTATTGATAGACATCCAAATGAACGTAGTAGCCCCCAAAGAAAACAACGCGCGTATTTGACTGATATGGATATCGATCATATCAATCCATACCAGATTAAACTACGCTATCGTCAGCGTCGGCGGATCGAGGAAACCATTCGAGAGATAAAATACGAATTCGCAATACCCACGAATAACGCATCTCCTGAACTTGCTTTCTATCTGTTTTCCATATCCACGCTTTTCTACAACTTATCGAACATCATTAATAACTACTCGTCGCCAAAGTATGACATCCCCCTCGGTGTCATGTATAATAAGCAATCAAATATCGTTGCTGCAGATGTGCTCAAAGCAATCCAGGATGTCGCATTCTTACGAGCGAAGCAGGATGACTAATAGTTTCTAACTCCTTGCTTCGGAAGGGTCTGACAGTGACGAACCGAGGGGGGTGTTACTACAACAATGCCGAAGCAGAAATTATTCAGTTTGCAATAGATATATGTCGCTATAGGTGTCAGACCCCAATAATGGATTCACGAGAGAGACTCACGGATATTCCAGAGGACGCGTATGATGGCGACAGATCGCCACCCGACCTCGCCGAGTTCGTGTCTCCCGAGTCGCTGCTCAAGGGCGGCCCGATCCGCGAGCGACTGCTTGATGTCGTCACCGGGCTTCGAACTCCTACCAAGGTGTCCGACATTGCTGACCTCGCTGATTGTGATACCGAGACTGCACGCGATTACCTGGAGTGGTTCGACGAGATGGGGCTTGTTCACCGACAGGACGGTCGTCCTGTCCGATACGAGCGTAATGACGAGTATTTCCAGTGGCGACGTATCAACCGTATTCGAGAGAATTACGCCGAACGAGAAATCGTGGAGGCACTTTCGGACGCCATTGAGCAAATCGAAGACTACAGAGATCAATTCGACGCAGACGACCCCAATGACGTCTCACTCGTCGAAGCCAGTCAGGACATGACAACCGAAGACGCGTGGGAGGACCTCTCCGAGTGGAAAACGCTCGAACGAAGAGCAGCTCTCCTCGACGCGGCGCGACGTGACCATCCCACATCCGGTAGCACCCCTGGGCACATCGATGCCTGACAACCCGGCCGACCCACCCCGTACCGGCCCTATCGATGCAGAAATATTGGATCGGATTGCCGCTCATTTAAAGCGAAGCGCCCGCTTCGACGAGGTCAATGCACGCCCCGAGTATGCACCGAACGCTGTCGTCGCCGACTACGACCTCGGGTATTTCCCAGGTGGTGTCACACGTGCGTATTTTCGAATCCGATGGTTCGAGACCGACGACTTCAGTATCCATTACGCAGAGCACTACCAAACGGAGAACTCGTGGGAGTGCCGTTGGGACCGCCACCCCAACGACCACAACACACGCGAGCACTTCCACCCACCATCGGACGCCCCCACACTAGGCGACGACGCCGACTATCCAGACGAATGGCAAGACGTACTCGCCACCGTACTCACCCGCCTCGACGAACGGATCGAAGCATTCTGGACCGAGTAACGACCGTGCGAAAACGAGGATTGGCTGCATCCGATTCAGGGAAACTGATTACTGACGTCCGAGTGTACTGCCGCATCGATGCCCCAGATATTTGACTTCTACTGTACGAACCCGGACTGTGAGTTCGAAATGCCGTCCGGCTGGGGGTACTACATGTATGCGACTGCGGACGACGGCGAACGCGTCCACTGCCCCCATCCCGGCGAGATGGGGCGAGCACGAGAAGTGATCGGCGAGGACGCATCCCAGGCGGAGATTGACCGCCGCACTGGATTCAACACCTACTGCTTCTGTATCCACTGTGAAACGCAGGTGGATCTGGACTTGGATCGGGACGAAAAAGCGTGTCCGGAGTGCCGGTCAAACGCGGTCAAGACCATCGATGAACTCGTGGACGAGAATGCCCCGTCTGCGAAGATGGCACATTCATCGCTGAAGATACGGGCGCGATTGTCTAGCCTCACGTGATCAAATAAATGAGACGCAGTATTCTATATGAAGTTTAAGTATCTGGCCGTCCGAACGGTTTTGTATGGAAAGCAGATCGAATACTGGCGGAGGAAAGGGAGCGACAATATCCCTTGATATCCCCGCACAGGACGCGGACATATTCAAAAGCCAGGCCTTCCACGATATTCTCTCCTTTTTAACTCGATACCATACCGACGAGTTCTCCATCACCGAATTGACGGACGCAGTAGACTACTCCCAGCCGACCATCAGCAAGGCCGTCGATATCTTAGCCGCCAACGACCTCGTTACCGACCGGCGCGACGGGAACACGCGGCTGGTCCAAATCAACTCTGGGCGGTTATCCCGGCCGGACGATCCGATCCTGCACATCCCACAGGCCGAATTCCACACACCAGTCCGGACAGCCGTCGATGAATTAATCGAACAACTCGACGACGTCGTCGGGATTATCCTGTACGGGAGTGTCGCGCGCGGCGACGCTGACCGTCGGAGTGACATCGACCTGTGGGTCCTCGTCGAAGCCGACCGGATGGCGAATCAGCGAACCGCGAACCGAGTTCGACAAGACCTCGAAGACCAGGAATTCGACACCGGCCGGTACGCATACGAAATCGACGTCGAATCACTGCCAGCAGTCCCGAACTACACCGACGAACTCCGCGACGTCCTCGGCGACGGTCTCGTCGTCTACGACTCGGAGAAATTCGAGACCGTCCGAGAGATGGTCTTCCACGGCGATCTCGATGAGTAGGGAATCAGACCCGCAAGCAATCGTAGACGCTCTCACCGCAACCATCGACGCATTCAACGAAGAAGGATACGGTGTCCCGACGCGCGAAGACGCAATCAATTCCGACGCCGACTGGAAAACCCAGCTGACGAAAGCATGCCGGCTGCTGGCGGCGGTCGATACACTCTCCGATCAAGGCTTCTACACCGCGACAATCGAACTGTGCTTCGGCGCGACCGAACGCTCCGTCGAAGCCTACGCCCTAGCTGAAGGCGGCGACGATCTCGAGGACTTTCACGACCACACCACCTGCTACGACCGCGCAACCGCCCTCGGCCTCCTCTCCGAGCCAACGACACGTGACCTCCGGCAACTGTACGACACCAACCGCACAGACAGTTACTACGGCGGCCGACGTCCGACAGCACGCCAAGCAGACACAATGCAGCAACTCGCTCGCAGCGTCCACGAGTACGTCACCGACCAGATCCGGGAAGGCGGGGTTTGCGTCTGTGACTCTCTGGATTGACGGACCTTGGTTCACATCCAGCCGATTCCTGTGAGTAACACGAGGGGGGCCGGCAACACCGAGCACGATTATGGCGAGTTCCACACGTCACATCCTGAGCTACCTTACGAGTGTCGCGCAGGCATTAATTGACTGACAGACGTAATTCCGCGGTATCATGCACCACGCGTTTCGGGTCGGACAACAATACCGCGATACTGGCAGTTTCCGCAACCCGGACGACCAGTTCCTGCGGTGGATTCGCGGCCCGCTCGACACCGGCATCAAGAATA is a genomic window of Halanaeroarchaeum sp. HSR-CO containing:
- the sod gene encoding superoxide dismutase, producing the protein MSDYELPPLPYDYDALEPHISEQVLTWHHDTHHQGYVNGWNSAEATLAENRDAGSTDGSAGAIRSVTHNGSGHILHTLFWNNMSPNGGGEPEGALRDRIEADFGSYDAWKAEFEAAASAASGWALLVYDSHSEQLRNVVVDKHDQGALWGSHPILALDVWEHSYYYDYGPDRGSFVDAFFEVVDWDDATENYKDVVTTFE
- a CDS encoding DUF5827 family protein; the protein is MPVSKSEFETLYPADFYTPPELLDEDEMYTVYEIARLLQELDPDAELEPQTEDILLDWAIPWIMVHADDLVVAEPRDDDEPGYYGVNTAE
- a CDS encoding MBL fold metallo-hydrolase, whose product is MIRNLAADIQVFTSNVFLIEGERTVLVDPGANFDVVTRLEEAVDSLDAIVLTHTHPDHVENTESVASSFDVDVWGHDPQHPLVDEQIADGDVIQIGDHEYHAVHTPGHKNDHLCFYAESAGILFAGDLVFGGGGFGRTDLDEGDRPTLVRSIERILELVDEDLGVLHSGHGPSVTDRPYEDIEMAYRMARV
- the thyX gene encoding FAD-dependent thymidylate synthase, producing the protein MDVTLLEATQNPEELICRAARNDYMEAFNPELSFEETMETVEGDTIEEKKATLIGHLLRHGHYGPFEHAQATFAVKGCSRTCMAQITRHRHVSFDVRSMRYVSFDDVDPDDVANGELVVFPPSVTDPDWVGRKNKAGSVDEETVEQREEIFADAVQQSVQAYQDLLDLDMPPEDARFVLPLGTEVNIVFSMNIRMLMHVADMRAAADAQWEVRGMTEDVLDLAAEWAPITFEYYNENMRNRKNRLAP
- a CDS encoding HVO_2922 family protein, with the translated sequence MGATFEVYEDAGGQWRWRLRHDNGNIIADSGEGYATLQKAKQGIESVKTNAPGAPIERE
- a CDS encoding transposase — translated: MSWNRGPPTQLRKEALRNWIHDLYDFGVFEPLRFDKSNKGDSFAFGSVIGLFATAAAEKRSLYQASFAAEWDTDPQLVPNGETVRSTINEKNIEIIYRQFKDSYLQLLHYLSTNYPDGKPRPAAIDDTVVPAADENEWTDEYSTGYREPSLKNVDYVHKYTLGGFIGDNNRIVFGVHPKKTDEYAGGELIHRVMRPPVFNSEHDISTVVADRGFVGAPQIDAFRAVAKPNFLILAKQQHEPGLLTHLTPMDTDGGTLWALETYLNKLKSKPNLYVIDRHPNERSSPQRKQRAYLTDMDIDHINPYQIKLRYRQRRRIEETIREIKYEFAIPTNNASPELAFYLFSISTLFYNLSNIINNYSSPKYDIPLGVMYNKQSNIVAADVLKAIQDVAFLRAKQDD
- a CDS encoding nucleotidyltransferase domain-containing protein; this encodes MESRSNTGGGKGATISLDIPAQDADIFKSQAFHDILSFLTRYHTDEFSITELTDAVDYSQPTISKAVDILAANDLVTDRRDGNTRLVQINSGRLSRPDDPILHIPQAEFHTPVRTAVDELIEQLDDVVGIILYGSVARGDADRRSDIDLWVLVEADRMANQRTANRVRQDLEDQEFDTGRYAYEIDVESLPAVPNYTDELRDVLGDGLVVYDSEKFETVREMVFHGDLDE
- a CDS encoding DNA-binding protein, whose amino-acid sequence is MSRESDPQAIVDALTATIDAFNEEGYGVPTREDAINSDADWKTQLTKACRLLAAVDTLSDQGFYTATIELCFGATERSVEAYALAEGGDDLEDFHDHTTCYDRATALGLLSEPTTRDLRQLYDTNRTDSYYGGRRPTARQADTMQQLARSVHEYVTDQIREGGVCVCDSLD